The window GGCGCGGTTGAGGCCGCAGGCGCGCACGCGGACCAATACCTGCGTGCCCGTCGGCGATGGTTTGGCGACGTCGGTAATGGCCGCGCCATCGGTGCCGTAGACAAAGGCTTTCATCGAAACTTTCTCGTGTCTTTGTGGAGTTCTATTCCGCGGCCTGGCGCTGGCTGCCTGATATCATGGCTTCCAGCCGCGACCGGATGATGGCTTCGGCATCGCGCATGATGCGCGACACCAGCTCTTCGCAGGTGGGTATGTCATGGATCAAGCCCTGCACCTGGCCTGCGGACCAGATGCCGTCTTCGGCATCGCCGGTCGAATAGACCAGCTTGCCGCGGGCGCCGGCGACCAGTTCGCGGACCTGTTCGAAGGTCGCGCCTTCCTTCTCCAGAGCCACCACCTGCTGGCTCACTGCGTTCCTGGCGACCCGTGAGGTGTTGCGCATGGTACGGAATATCAGGTCGGTCTCGCGCTCGTCATTGGCGACGATGCGCTCCTTCACCAGTTGATGGATCGGGCTTTCCCTGGTGCACATGAAGCGTGTGCCCATGTTGATGCCTTCGGCGCCCAGCGCCAGGGCGGCCACCAGGCCGCGGCCATCGCCGAATCCGCCGGATGCGATCATCGGAATCCTGATCTTGTCGGCGGCGGCCGGGATCAGGATCAGGCCCGGCGTGTCGTCTTCCCCGGGATGGCCGGCGCATTCGAAGCCATCGATGGAGATCGCATCGACGCCCATCCGCTCGGCCGATAGCGCGTGCCGCACGCTGGTGCATTTGTGGATGACGACGACGCCATGCTTCTTGAATTCGGTGACGTGGTCCTGCGGCTTGTTGCCGGCGGTTTCGACGATCTTGATGCCGCTCTCGATGATCGCTGCGCGATATTCCGCGTAAGGCGGCGGCTTGATCGAGGGCAGGATGGTCAGATTGACGCCGAACGGTCTGTCGGTCATCTCGCGGCAGCGCGCGATTTCCCTGGTGAGGTCTTCCGGCGTCGGCTGCGTCAGCGCGGTGATCATGCCGAGCGCGCCGGCGTTGGCGACAGCGGCGACCAGCTCAGCGCGACCGACCCACTGCATGCCACCCTGCACGATCGGGTGTTCAACGCCGACGAGTTCGGTAAATCGCGTCTTGATCATGGTCGGTCCCCAAAGCTGTTTCCCCGGCGCAATGGATTGCGCCGCACGATGCGATGTTCTTGATCTTGTCAGGGCAAGGATGCCGTCCTGTGGGACGAATGTCCATCGGACAGGGGGCAGCGCGCCATGCGGAAATGGCGGATGCCTCGCGGCGATTTGCAGGGCCTGAGCTGTCAGCGAATTCCTATTGACGGAATTCGTTATGCAACTCGCCGATGCCGTCGATCGCGATGGTCACGGTGTTGACCGGCTCCTTCATCACGCCGACGCCGACCGAGGTGCCGCAGCAGATCAGGTCGCCCGGCAGCAAGGTTATGTCGTGCGAAATCTTGCTGACGAGTTGCTGCGGGCTGAAGATCATGTCGGCGACGGGATAGTTCTGTCGCTCGGCGCCATTGAGAATGGTGCGCACGCTGAGCGTGGCGGGATCGATGCCGGCCGTGATGGCGGGACCGAACGGGCCAAAGCCATCGAAGCTTTTGGCGCGCGTCCACTGCGCGAAGGTCGCGTCGCGGTTGAGGATATCGGCGGCGGTGATGTCGTTGACGCAGGTATAGCCGAAGATGAAGCCATCGGCCTGATCCGCGGAAATGCCGCTGCAGGTCTTGCCGATCACGATGCCGAGTTCGCCCTCATAGACCACCTTGCCGTCATAGGACGGTGGCTTGGTGACAACGGCGCCCGGCGCGGTAACGCTGGATGACGCCTTCAAAAAATACAGCGGCTCTTTCGGCTCCGGCGAATTCAGCTTGGCGGCGAGCGCATGAAAATTATTCCACAGGGCGATGATCTTTGACGGTTCGCATGGCGCCAGCAATTCGACGTCGGACTGCTTGAGATACTGGCCGGTCGGCCTTGCCGTGCCGAACATGTCGCCGTCATGAACGGAGATCTCGTCTTCGGCAATCGTGCCGAAGCTGGTGCGACCATGATGCTGGAAGCGTACCCAATTCGTCATGAGGGTGGTCCTTGCTGCATGTTTATTGTGGCATTCAAAATTAAAGTTCGTCATTCCCCGACACGCCAATTGGCGTGTCTGAGGACGCGCGTCTTTGCGCGGTCTCGAAATCCATACTCCCTGCGGTGGTTATGGATTCCGGGCTCGCTCATTCAGCTCTGCTGAATTCGCGCCCCGGAATGACAGTCAATAAAGTCCCGCGATCTTGGCGCGCTGGATCACCAGCGCCAGCACCGAGTCGAGGGCGGGCGTGGGGATGCCGGTGAGGCGTCCCATTTCCTGGACCACGGTGACCAACGGATCGATTTCCATCGGCCGGCCGCGCTCCAGATCCTGCAGCATCGAGGTCTTGTGCGCGCCGACCTTGCGCGCGCCCTCGATGCGGCGCTCGACGTCGACGCGGAATGTCACCCCGAAGGTTTCCGCGATGGCCTGGGTTTCCAGCATCATCGCCTTCGCCAGCGCGCGCGTCGCAGGATCGGTGCAGATCACGTCGAGGGTTGCATGGGTCAGCGCGCTGATCGGATTGAAGCAGACATTGCCCCATAGCTTGAGCCAGATTTCGTCGCGGATGCGATCCAGCACCGGCGCCTGCAATCCAGCCTTAGCGAACATCGCTGCCAGCCGCTCGACATCCGCGCTCTTCTCACCGGACGGCTCGCCGATCGGGAATTTGTCGCCGTAGACATGGCGGATCACACCAGGCGCTTCGATTTCCGTGGCGGGATAGACGATGCAGCCGATGGCACGCTCGGCGCCGAGTTCGCGCCACTGCCGGCCGCCGGGATCGACGCTTTCCAGCGCCGTCCCCTCGAACCGGTTGCCGTGCTTGTAGAAGTACCAATAGGGGATGCCGTTCACCGCGGTGACGATGCGGGTGTGCGGCCCGAGCAACGGCTGCATCTGTTCGATCACGCCGGTGATCGAATGCGCCTTCAGGCAGACGATGATGAAATCCTGCGGGCCGAGATCGGCGGGAGTGTCGGTGCAGCGCGGCTTCACCACGCGCTCCTCATCGCCGATCAGCAGCTTCAGTCCGTTGTCGCGCATGGCAGCGAGATGCGCGCCGCGCGCGACCAGACTGACATCAGCGCCGGCCTGTGCCAGTTGCACACCGAGGTAGCCGCCGATTGCGCCGGCGCCGTAAATGCAAATCTTCATCTGATATCCCAAAGCAAACGCCAAAAATATTTTGCCGCGAACCGTTCCCGATCGGTGAAGAGTTGCTCGAGAACAGAGGCGTTTGCTGGAAGCCGCGCTCTAGGCGTGCACGGCTTGTGCGGCGCCGATTCCGTCATCTTCGAGCGCCGTGCTGATGTCTCTGATACTGACCACGCCAATCAAGGTATGGTCGTCGATGACAGGTACGTGCCGGATGTGGTTCTTGTTCATGAGATGACGGACATGTTCAAGCGTATCGGTGGAGCGGCAGGAAATCAGTTCCTGCACCGATATCAGGTTCGAGACTTTCAGATTGACGCCGGCGGCGCCGTGTTCGGCAATGGCGCGAACGACGTCACGCTCGGAAAACATCCCGACCGCAACATTGCCTTCGGTGCGACAGACATCCTTGACCACCAGCGCACTGATGTTGCCGGTGCGGAGCAACTGGGCGGCGATCGCGACGGTTTCGTTCATGCGAACTGTCGCGATACGGGTGCTTTTCTTGCGCAGAATGTCTCCGACTTTCATCGCAACCTCCCTGGGTGATCGATTTAGGATCGTTATTATACTTGTGACATTGGTATACGGTATGCCAATTGTCAACGCGAAATGATCGGGCTCAAGCACTCAAATGCGGCGAGAAATGTCAGTATTTCTTACGTTTTAAGGCTTATCCTCGGGGGATGGCTCTCGCGCTTCTACGGCGGGAAGACTACGAGTCTCTCATTCGTATTATGTATGCCAACCGATTCGGCGCACAAAAAAAGGGCGCACAGATGTGCGCCCTTTCAGAGTGGTTGGTCTCTTGCCTCAGGCCGTCTTGGCGTTGCGCGCAGTGGCGTCGGCCGTCAGCGGGTCGCTTCCGAGAATGAACGCCCGCCGCATTGGCTTGATCACAAACAACGCCAGCAGAGCTGCTGTGGCATTCAGCGCGACAACAACAACGAACACTGCCTGCCATCCATAGCTGGCTGCTATCAGACTGGCCAATGGCACCAGCAGCGCTGCTGTGCCCTTGGCGGTGTACAGCATGCCGTTGTTGGTGGTTGCGAACTTGGCGCCGAACGTATCGCCGCAGGTTGCCGGGAAGAGGCTGTAGATTTCGCCGAACACGCCGAAATACACCGCGGTCGCGAGAACGAATACGAGCGGAACATGACCATAGGCGGACAGCGTCAGCAGCATTAGCGCCGCCGTTCCAAAGGCGATGAACATCGTATACTCGCGGCCGATGGTGTCGGACACCCAGCCGAAGAACGGGCGGCCAAAGCCATCGAAGATCCGGTCAAGTGAAATCGCGAAGGTCAGTGCGGCCATCTGGAAGCCGAGCAGGCTGACCGGTTCGTTGGCGATCTTGAAGTCCTTTGCGATCGGCGCGATTTGCGCCGCTGTCATCAGGCCGCCGGCAGCGACCATGACGAACACCAGATACATCACCCAGAAGATAGCGCTGCGCAGCACCTGCGGCGGCGTGAAGTCGATCTTGGTTTGCGGCAGGTTCAGTTGCTTGCGTCGAACCGGCAATGCATGCAGCGGCTTGCGCATGAAAAATGCGAGCACGAAGACGATGAGGCCTTGCCCGATTCCGAAGGTAAGGAAGGCGTGCTGATATCCGCTCTCGGCGATCATGTTGGCGATCGGCACCACCGTGATCGCGGCGCCTGCACCGAAGCCCGCCGCCGTTGCGCCGGCGGCCAGACCGCGACGATCCGGAAACCACTTCAACGCATTGCCGACGCAGGTCCCGTACACCGAACCGGCGCCGATGCCGCCGACGATGGCCGCGGCGTACAGCAGCACAAGCGAGTCCGCGTAGGAATTCAGGATCCAGGCGAGGCTGATCATCACGCCGCCGAACATGATGACGACGCGCGGGCCGTATTTGTCAACGAACCATGCTTCGACCGGAACGAGCCAGGTTTCGACGACGACGAAGAGGGTGAAGGCCAATTGAATTGAGGCGCGGCCCCAATGATACTTGGCATCGATCGGATCGACGAACAGCGTCCATCCGTATTGCAGGTTGGCGATCATCGCCATGCAGACGATGCCCATGCCGAGTTGAATCCAGCGAAAGCCGCCAGACGGTGCCGTTTCCATTGCGGGCGCGTTTGTGCTTGAAGTCATGCTTCCTCCGATGCGCGCTTTTTGTGTGACCTAGTGCCGCAGTAGTTGTGGCTTATTGTCGCAAGCGCTGCTTTGTGGAAGACTGGTATATTATATTCCAAGATGCAAGCTGATCTTGAGCGAAGATTTCAGATTTGCCTCTGGCATCCCAGACATGTGCTGCGATGCAGCATGGGTGCAATGATGCGCAATCCCGGTATTGCGGCTCAAGCTTAGGAAGACGATCCATGGGCGCCTTGTCGTGGTTTGTCTTCGACGAACGCACGAACATTCGGGACGCAAAAAGCGCGCTCAACCTTTCGGTCGAGCGCGCTTTGTTGGTGTCGTGGATGACGATTATGCGAGTGCTTTCGCGACCACGTTCTTCCGCCACGGCTTGAGCACGATGATCGCCAGCAGCGAGGCGAGGATGTTCGCTCCCGCCGCGATCAGGAACACAGTGTCCCAGGTCCCCGACGATTGCTGCATGTAGTTCGCGACGGGCACCAGCAGGGCCGCCGTGCCTTTCGCGGTGTAGAGCAGTCCGGCGTTGGTCGTCGCAAACTTCGCGCCGAACGTGTCGGTGCAGGTCGAGGGGAATAGTGAGTAGATCTCACCCCAGGCGAAGAACACGAAACCTGACAGCAGCACGAACCAGAGCGGATCGTGTCCCCAGAGATAAAGCGCGTAGATGCCGAGGCCTTCCATGCCGAAGGCGATGAACATCGTATTCTCGCGGCCGATCATGTCGGAGATCCAGCCAAAGAACGGACGTGTCAGGCCATTGAGTACGCGGTCGATGGTAGCGGCGAATGTCACCGCCGTCATCGTCACGGCCATCAGCGTGACCGGAACGTTGTCGATCTTCCAGTCGGCTGCGATCGGCTTCAAATTCGCCGTCACCATCAATCCGCCTGCGCCGACGATCACGAACATGAAGTACATCAGCCAGAAGATCGGATGGCGGATGACTTCGGTCGGAGCGTAGTTGCGGCGGGTCTGGATGACGTTGACGTTCTGCGTCACTGCAGGCACCTGGCCTGTCTTTGGCGGAAACAGGAAGAACGCCAGGATGACGATGATCAGGCCCTGGCCCAGACCGAAGTACAGGAACGTGCTCTGGAATCCGGAATCCTTGATCATCGCCTGGATCGGCGCGACGGTGAGTGCGGAGCCCGCGCCGAAGCCTGCTGCGGTGATGCCGGCGGCGAGTCCACGCTTGTCGGGAAACCACTTCAGCGCATTGCCGACGCAGGTACCGTAGACGCCGCCGGCGCCGATGCCGGCTATGATCATGCCGAGGTAGTAGCCATTGAGTGTCGTCGCCTCGGCGTTGATGGCCCAGCCGATGCCGCAGAGGATGCCGCCGATCAGCACCACCAGGCGCGGGCCGTATTTATCGACGAACCAGCCCTCGATCGGTACCAGCCAGGTTTCGAACAACACGAAGAGGGTAAACGCCCACTGGATCGAGGCGCGATCCCAGCCAAATTTTTTCTGGATGTCGGGGACGAAGAACGTCCAGCCGTATTGATAGTTGGCGATCATCACCATCGCGCCGACGCCGATGGCTAATTGAGTCCAGCGATAGGCATCGCTGACACGTGCCGCGGCCGGAGCCGCTCCATGAACTGCATCCGTCATAGGTTTCTCCCGAGGCACGCTTCTGTTTTAGGTTGAGCGTTACCGTCTGGTCATTTTGGTATGCGATATGCCAGCCATCAAGCGATTATAACTTTAAAACCGAAGGCGCGCGCAAATGTCGCAGATGTTGCGCACAGGCGCCCCTTTGGTCCTGATTGTTCCGGATAAAAAAATGGCCCCGGAAAACCGGGGCCAAGTCTGGGAGGAAACTGGAGGATGATCGGCGATAACGCTCAACCAGCCTGAAATTCGCGGTGTTCGGTACTCAGAGACCGAAATAGGGCAGGTCGCCATTGCGCTGCGAGATGCGGGCGCTGGTCATCAGCAGCCGGTCGATGGTGGCGAGCAGGCGGCCGAACAGAGTGGCGGACGGGGCGAGGCCGAGCGAAGCAGTTTTGGACATTGTCGATCCCTCTTCTGAAAGCGCGGCGGCGCTTCGTTCTCATCTGAGGACAATCTAGGCATACCAGATGCCACTGACAATTCCGTTGTTTGCATAGCAGCAAAGAAATTTTTGCAGTGCAAAATGGATCGATTTGATTTTCTTATCAAAAAAGGCCGCCGAGGGGTCGGCGGCCTTTGGTCGGTATTGATAAACGCTAAGGCGTTATTCGGCGGCGACCTTGCGCGGCGGATCGAGGGCGCCGGAATCGTGGATCTCGGCGACCTGATGGTCGCTGAAGCCCAGCACCTGGCGCAGGATTTCGTCGGTGTGCTCGCCAAGCAGCGGCGAGCGGGTCACCTCGGTGGGGCTGTCCGACATCTTGATCGGGTTGCCGACCGAGAGATACTTGCCGCGCTCGGGGTGGTCGACCTCGACCACGGTGCCGGTGGCGCGCAGCGACTGGTCCTCGGCCAGTTCTTTCATCGACAGGATCGGACCGCAGGGGATGTCGTCCTCATTGAGGATATCCATCGCCTCGAACTTGGTCTTGGTCATGGTCCACCGTTCGATGCGCGAAAAGATCTCGTTGAGGCGCGGCAGCCGCACGGCCGGCTTGGAATAGTTCGGATCGGTCTTCCAGGTCGGCTCGCCGATCACGTCGCAGATCTTTTCCCACACCGGCGCCTGGGTGATGAAATAGATGTAGGCGTTGGGATCGGTCTCCCAGCCCTTGCACTTCAGGATGCGACCGGGCTGGCCACCGCCGGAATCGTTGCCGGCGCGGGGCACCGCGTCACCGAACGGAATGCCTTCGCCGAACTGGCTGTATTCCTTGAGCGGGCCATGGGCGAGGCGCTGCTGATCGCGCAGCTTGACGCGGGCGAGGTTGAGCACGCCGTCCTGCATCGCGGCGGTGACCTTCTGTCCCTTGCCCGTCACGGTGCGCTGATACAAAGCGGTGACGATGCCGAGCGCCAGATGCAGGCCGGTGCCGCTGTCGCCGATCTGTGCGCCGGTGACGAGCGGCAAGCCATCGCGGAAGCCGGTGGTCGAGGCGGCGCCGCCGGTGCACTGCGCGACGTTCTCATAGACCTTGCAGTCCTCATAGGGGCCGGGGCCAAAGCCCTTGATCGAGGCCACGATCATCTTCGGATTGATCTGCTGGATCTTCTCGAACGGGAAACCCATGCGGTCGAGCACGCCCGGTCCGAAGTTCTCCACCAGTACGTCGCAGGACTTGATCAGCGCGATCAGGACTTCCTTGCCCTTCGGATTCTTGGTGTCCAGGGTGATCGAGCGCTTGTTGTGGTTCAGCATGGTGAAATACAGGCTGTCGACGTTCGGCAC is drawn from Nitrobacteraceae bacterium AZCC 2146 and contains these coding sequences:
- a CDS encoding 2-dehydropantoate 2-reductase (product_source=KO:K00077; cath_funfam=1.10.1040.10,3.40.50.720; cog=COG1893; ko=KO:K00077; pfam=PF02558,PF08546; superfamily=48179,51735), with translation MKICIYGAGAIGGYLGVQLAQAGADVSLVARGAHLAAMRDNGLKLLIGDEERVVKPRCTDTPADLGPQDFIIVCLKAHSITGVIEQMQPLLGPHTRIVTAVNGIPYWYFYKHGNRFEGTALESVDPGGRQWRELGAERAIGCIVYPATEIEAPGVIRHVYGDKFPIGEPSGEKSADVERLAAMFAKAGLQAPVLDRIRDEIWLKLWGNVCFNPISALTHATLDVICTDPATRALAKAMMLETQAIAETFGVTFRVDVERRIEGARKVGAHKTSMLQDLERGRPMEIDPLVTVVQEMGRLTGIPTPALDSVLALVIQRAKIAGLY
- a CDS encoding CBS domain-containing protein (product_source=COG0517; cath_funfam=3.10.580.10; cog=COG0517; pfam=PF00571; smart=SM00116; superfamily=54631), producing the protein MKVGDILRKKSTRIATVRMNETVAIAAQLLRTGNISALVVKDVCRTEGNVAVGMFSERDVVRAIAEHGAAGVNLKVSNLISVQELISCRSTDTLEHVRHLMNKNHIRHVPVIDDHTLIGVVSIRDISTALEDDGIGAAQAVHA
- a CDS encoding OFA family oxalate/formate antiporter-like MFS transporter (product_source=KO:K08177; cath_funfam=1.20.1250.20; cog=COG0477; ko=KO:K08177; pfam=PF07690; superfamily=103473; tigrfam=TIGR04259; transmembrane_helix_parts=Inside_1_23,TMhelix_24_44,Outside_45_58,TMhelix_59_81,Inside_82_87,TMhelix_88_105,Outside_106_109,TMhelix_110_132,Inside_133_144,TMhelix_145_167,Outside_168_176,TMhelix_177_199,Inside_200_227,TMhelix_228_250,Outside_251_264,TMhelix_265_287,Inside_288_307,TMhelix_308_325,Outside_326_328,TMhelix_329_348,Inside_349_360,TMhelix_361_383,Outside_384_392,TMhelix_393_415,Inside_416_428) gives rise to the protein MTDAVHGAAPAAARVSDAYRWTQLAIGVGAMVMIANYQYGWTFFVPDIQKKFGWDRASIQWAFTLFVLFETWLVPIEGWFVDKYGPRLVVLIGGILCGIGWAINAEATTLNGYYLGMIIAGIGAGGVYGTCVGNALKWFPDKRGLAAGITAAGFGAGSALTVAPIQAMIKDSGFQSTFLYFGLGQGLIIVILAFFLFPPKTGQVPAVTQNVNVIQTRRNYAPTEVIRHPIFWLMYFMFVIVGAGGLMVTANLKPIAADWKIDNVPVTLMAVTMTAVTFAATIDRVLNGLTRPFFGWISDMIGRENTMFIAFGMEGLGIYALYLWGHDPLWFVLLSGFVFFAWGEIYSLFPSTCTDTFGAKFATTNAGLLYTAKGTAALLVPVANYMQQSSGTWDTVFLIAAGANILASLLAIIVLKPWRKNVVAKALA
- a CDS encoding hypothetical protein (product_source=Hypo-rule applied), whose product is MSKTASLGLAPSATLFGRLLATIDRLLMTSARISQRNGDLPYFGL
- a CDS encoding formyl-CoA transferase (product_source=KO:K07749; cath_funfam=3.40.50.10540; cog=COG1804; ko=KO:K07749; pfam=PF02515; superfamily=89796; tigrfam=TIGR03253) gives rise to the protein MTQALKGVRILDFTHVQSGPTCTQLLAWFGADVIKVERPGVGDITRGQLQDVPNVDSLYFTMLNHNKRSITLDTKNPKGKEVLIALIKSCDVLVENFGPGVLDRMGFPFEKIQQINPKMIVASIKGFGPGPYEDCKVYENVAQCTGGAASTTGFRDGLPLVTGAQIGDSGTGLHLALGIVTALYQRTVTGKGQKVTAAMQDGVLNLARVKLRDQQRLAHGPLKEYSQFGEGIPFGDAVPRAGNDSGGGQPGRILKCKGWETDPNAYIYFITQAPVWEKICDVIGEPTWKTDPNYSKPAVRLPRLNEIFSRIERWTMTKTKFEAMDILNEDDIPCGPILSMKELAEDQSLRATGTVVEVDHPERGKYLSVGNPIKMSDSPTEVTRSPLLGEHTDEILRQVLGFSDHQVAEIHDSGALDPPRKVAAE
- a CDS encoding NAD(P)H-dependent flavin oxidoreductase YrpB (nitropropane dioxygenase family) (product_source=COG2070; cath_funfam=3.20.20.70; cog=COG2070; ko=KO:K23948; pfam=PF03060; superfamily=51412), yielding MIKTRFTELVGVEHPIVQGGMQWVGRAELVAAVANAGALGMITALTQPTPEDLTREIARCREMTDRPFGVNLTILPSIKPPPYAEYRAAIIESGIKIVETAGNKPQDHVTEFKKHGVVVIHKCTSVRHALSAERMGVDAISIDGFECAGHPGEDDTPGLILIPAAADKIRIPMIASGGFGDGRGLVAALALGAEGINMGTRFMCTRESPIHQLVKERIVANDERETDLIFRTMRNTSRVARNAVSQQVVALEKEGATFEQVRELVAGARGKLVYSTGDAEDGIWSAGQVQGLIHDIPTCEELVSRIMRDAEAIIRSRLEAMISGSQRQAAE
- a CDS encoding OFA family oxalate/formate antiporter-like MFS transporter (product_source=KO:K08177; cath_funfam=1.20.1250.20; cog=COG0477; ko=KO:K08177; pfam=PF07690; superfamily=103473; tigrfam=TIGR04259; transmembrane_helix_parts=Inside_1_20,TMhelix_21_43,Outside_44_57,TMhelix_58_80,Inside_81_86,TMhelix_87_104,Outside_105_108,TMhelix_109_131,Inside_132_142,TMhelix_143_165,Outside_166_174,TMhelix_175_194,Inside_195_228,TMhelix_229_251,Outside_252_265,TMhelix_266_283,Inside_284_302,TMhelix_303_325,Outside_326_328,TMhelix_329_351,Inside_352_363,TMhelix_364_386,Outside_387_389,TMhelix_390_412,Inside_413_438), whose amino-acid sequence is MTSSTNAPAMETAPSGGFRWIQLGMGIVCMAMIANLQYGWTLFVDPIDAKYHWGRASIQLAFTLFVVVETWLVPVEAWFVDKYGPRVVIMFGGVMISLAWILNSYADSLVLLYAAAIVGGIGAGSVYGTCVGNALKWFPDRRGLAAGATAAGFGAGAAITVVPIANMIAESGYQHAFLTFGIGQGLIVFVLAFFMRKPLHALPVRRKQLNLPQTKIDFTPPQVLRSAIFWVMYLVFVMVAAGGLMTAAQIAPIAKDFKIANEPVSLLGFQMAALTFAISLDRIFDGFGRPFFGWVSDTIGREYTMFIAFGTAALMLLTLSAYGHVPLVFVLATAVYFGVFGEIYSLFPATCGDTFGAKFATTNNGMLYTAKGTAALLVPLASLIAASYGWQAVFVVVVALNATAALLALFVIKPMRRAFILGSDPLTADATARNAKTA
- a CDS encoding 2-keto-4-pentenoate hydratase/2-oxohepta-3-ene-1,7-dioic acid hydratase in catechol pathway (product_source=COG0179; cath_funfam=3.90.850.10; cog=COG0179; pfam=PF01557,PF10370; superfamily=56529) produces the protein MTNWVRFQHHGRTSFGTIAEDEISVHDGDMFGTARPTGQYLKQSDVELLAPCEPSKIIALWNNFHALAAKLNSPEPKEPLYFLKASSSVTAPGAVVTKPPSYDGKVVYEGELGIVIGKTCSGISADQADGFIFGYTCVNDITAADILNRDATFAQWTRAKSFDGFGPFGPAITAGIDPATLSVRTILNGAERQNYPVADMIFSPQQLVSKISHDITLLPGDLICCGTSVGVGVMKEPVNTVTIAIDGIGELHNEFRQ
- a CDS encoding hypothetical protein (product_source=Hypo-rule applied; smart=SM01142), with product MGALSWFVFDERTNIRDAKSALNLSVERALLVSWMTIMRVLSRPRSSATA